The Pyrus communis chromosome 14, drPyrComm1.1, whole genome shotgun sequence sequence TATGGGGCTTATGGTTGTAATATACAAACCATTTGGGATATGCTCCATCTTCTttagaatacgcttctggccatattcgtagaaAGTTATGTACAGAAATTCAACTTCGTTTTCTACGTGGGTTTCAGcatggtaattgttatctctaatgtccttgaaactcaacaacgttcttcaggaacatggagaatagagtgcctcaacaatggtcaagattgtaccattggacaacattatacgtgccttatCGTATCCTTCTATCAGATTGGATGGGCCCGAGAGGGTTGTctgaggtgcattcttaggtatgaagttagtgaaataaatGTGTTCACACAAAACTgtatgcgtggttgcactatctgctagacaactaactttcccactagtcatacctagaataaaaaattaatttgaatcggtcacatgcataaaagttcataaaaacaaatatcaattcaaaataatttcatttattcaaggatggtaattaattaaaacttaatatccaaaaaacaaatcaccaacaaataatccaaacataaaggaaaaattgttcaaaaatcaaccaaaaacaaaggaggggttcggccactaggtggaattcggccatattgtcttatttcaactaaaagataagtctatgtctaagattctaatcttccataggggtggtATTCTCTTGAAAGCCAAAGgaggggttcggccactaggtggaattcggccatattgtcttatttcaactaaaagataagtctatgtctaagattctaatcttccataggggtggtatcctcttgaaagccagaaacctccatctttgtaGTCTCCAGTTCGTCCACTTGCacgaagtttgattcaaacttcttatgacgagaatgatattcatctaCAACCTTCTTGGGAGCTCCGCAAACACGGGaccaatggtcatttgaaccacAATGATAGCACATGTCCGCATtcatggtttcaggtgctttgcccttattttTGAAGTTCGGGGCCTTCGGAGCGAGGGGCGCTTCAAGTctttgtttcctcccttagatgggcctcgactctgttgaccttggtgGGATGGCTTTTGGCTGTCTCTACCATGCCTTTTTTTACGTTTTGGGAGTTGGTTGGTGCTAtagtgtgcttcaggcacaacAGTCGCCCgagtaggtcgagcttgatgattcttcatcaacagttggttctgcttttcagcgagaagtaaaacaaagatcaaattggagaacttagtgaacttttgagctctatattgttgctgcaggacaatattagaGGCATAGAATGTCGAATAAGTCTTCTCTAGGAGATCCTCTTCAGTCAAAGTTTCGTtgcaaaacttgagaagtgatcggattcgacaaacatcataattatattcattcacagacttaaagtcttggaagcacaAATGCTGCCAGttgtgtcttgcttcaggcaagaatatgtcattttggtgatcaaaattATCAGCCAAAACGATCCAAAGTGCATATGGATCCTCCTCAGCAAGATATTCAGTTTGCAAGGCATCATGGATATGTCTTTGAATGAAGACCATAACCGTGGCTTTTTCAGCTTCGCCAATAGGGTTATCCGTCTTTTCTTCAATAGTGAGACGTAAGTTCTTGgtagtgaggtggagcttcacatcttggacccacttaaGGTAGTTCCTT is a genomic window containing:
- the LOC137714322 gene encoding uncharacterized protein; its protein translation is MSNLNKLDFTALEVSRRNYLKWVQDVKLHLTTKNLRLTIEEKTDNPIGEAEKATVMVFIQRHIHDALQTEYLAEEDPYALWIVLADNFDHQNDIFLPEARHNWQHLCFQDFKSVNEYNYDVCRIRSLLKFCNETLTEEDLLEKTYSTFYASNIVLQQQYRAQKFTKFSNLIFVLLLAEKQNQLLMKNHQARPTRATVVPEAHYSTNQLPKRKKRHGRDSQKPSHQGQQSRGPSKGGNKDLKRPSLRRPRTSKIRAKHLKP